The following are from one region of the Rattus rattus isolate New Zealand chromosome 13, Rrattus_CSIRO_v1, whole genome shotgun sequence genome:
- the LOC116914988 gene encoding LOW QUALITY PROTEIN: igE-binding protein-like (The sequence of the model RefSeq protein was modified relative to this genomic sequence to represent the inferred CDS: substituted 2 bases at 2 genomic stop codons), whose translation MLSLDLFHFTPLLDAAEVFVIVLAAFMLSLLAFEFLAAARQHHRSHGSRPAVIAKQRTLREVQDSKSETEWGKKLKSSRKKDKNKPTVPSKDFRSAEARDWGKNAPGEMKQRKGKKVLKRRSLYPVKELKASELDSSETDELSSSEEEDLEDEAARYEEEGYYPDEQRANSLGKQKEVGGGNHAVSRPISPSVPPSYMERFHSDSFLTKEEQKKIQQAFPVFEADDRGRVHAPVEYVQIKELAESVCNYGVSANFTIAQVERLATLAMTPGDXQTTVKAALPNMGQYMEWKALWYDASQAQAKVNAIAEGDQRDWTLGLLTGQGQYANNQTNYDWGAYAQISTAAVKAWKALSKKGESGGHLTRIIQGPQEPFSDFVARMTEATDRIFGDPEQAMPLVEQLIYEQATQECRAAITPRKSKGLQDWLRVCXELGGPLTNAGLAAAILQGQKCSGTGDRRVCYNCGKPGHLKKECQALTKKRTPGLCTKCWKGCHWASECHSVKDIRGRLIQPGPPQAEGGENTPKNGYLGPKSQGPKTYGTPAHNRWTPRFTELQKAQQEWTSVPPPNSY comes from the coding sequence ATGCTTAGTCTTGATCTGTTCCACTTCACTCCCCTGCTAGATGCGGCGGAAGTTTTTGTTATCGTTTTAGCAGCCTTCATGCTTTCTCTATTGGCTTTTGAGTTTTTGGCTGCTGCCAGGCAGCATCACAGGTCACATGGGAGCCGCCCAGCTGTAATAGCAAAGCAGAGAACGCTACGGGAGGTACAAGACAGCAAGTCAGAAACAGAGTGgggtaaaaaattaaagagctcaaggaaaaaagataaaaataagccGACAGTCCCTTCCAAAGACTTCAGATCTGCCGAGGCGAGAGATTGGGGAAAAAACGCCCCGGGAGagatgaaacagagaaaggggaaaaaagtcttgaaaaggaGAAGTCTTTATCCGGTAAAGGAATTAAAGGCTTCAGAGCTTGATAGCTCAGAGACAGACGAGCTTagctcctctgaggaagaggatttagaagatgaggcagctcgctatgaagaagaaGGATACTACCCAGATGAACAACGAGCTAACAGCTTGGGTAAACAGAAGGAAGTGGGAGGTGGAAACCATGCCGTTTCCCGGCCTATAAGCCCCAGCGTCCCTCCATCTTATATGGAGAGATTtcactcagattccttcctcactaaagaggaacagaaaaagatacaacAGGCATTTCCGGTGTTTGAGGCCGACGATAGAGGACGTGTTCACGCACCAGTAGAATATGTTCAAATTAAGGAACTTGCTGAGTCAGTCTGTAACTATGGAGTTAGTGCCAATTTTACTATTGCTCAAGTCGAGAGGCTTGCCACTCTGGCCATGACTCCAGGAGACTGACAGACAACAGTGAAGGCTGCGCTCCCTAATATGGGACAATATATGGAATGGAAAGCCTTGTGGTATGACGCCTCTCAGGCACAGGCCAAAGTCAATGCCATTGCTGAAGGCGATCAGAGAGATTGGACACTTGGTCTGCTAACAGGACAAGGGCAGTATGCCAATAATCAAACAAACTATGACTGGGGAGCATACGCTCAAATCTCCACTGCCGCCGTTAAGGCGTGGAAGGCACTTTCCAAGAAGGGAGAGTCTGGGGGACACTTAACGAGAATTATACAAGGCCCCCAGGAGCCATTCTCAGACTTCGTGGCTAGGATGACAGAGGCAACAGACAGGATCTTTGGAGACCCTGAACAGGCAATGCCTTTAGTGGAACAGTTGATCTATGAGCAAGCCACACAGGAATGCAGAGCAGCTATTACACCTAGGAAGAGCAAAGGATTACAGGACTGGCTGAGAGTTTGCTGAGAACTTGGAGGCCCGCTTACTAATGCCGGTCTCGCGGCTGCTATCCTACAGGGCCAAAAGTGCTCAGGTACAGGTGATCGCAGGGTCTGCTATAACTGTGGCAAACCAGGACATCTGAAAAAGGAGTGTCAGGCCCTCACAAAGAAGAGAACACCAGGACTGTGTACTAAGTGTTGGAAAGGCTGTCACTGGGCTAGTGAGTGTCACTCAGTTAAAGATATCAGAGGCAGGCTTATTCAGCCCGGGCCTCCCCAG